In Alicyclobacillus macrosporangiidus CPP55, a single window of DNA contains:
- a CDS encoding NADP-dependent oxidoreductase, which produces MKNQAILLAKRPVGLPGPDTFQFVSSDIPEPREGQVLIRTLWLSVDPYMRGRMNDVKSYTPPFPVGEPIRGGGIGEVVASRHPAYRPGDLITGDLPWQLYTLSDGRGIRPVDPNLRPVTAALGVVGMTGLTAYFGLLEVGRPKPGETVVVSGAAGAVGSVAGQLAKMNGCRVVGVAGSNEKIRYLTEELGFDAGINYKADDLRSALREACPNGVDVYFDNVGGAVTDAVLFQMNDFGRIVLCGQIAAYNLERPEVGPRLFPLFVMRRLRAEGFIVSDFARRFDEGLRRLAAWHQSGRLKCRETVVDGFERLPDAFLGLFRGDNIGKLLVKVAEPSQPAQA; this is translated from the coding sequence GTGAAAAACCAGGCGATTCTCTTGGCCAAACGTCCGGTCGGTCTGCCGGGTCCGGACACGTTCCAGTTCGTGTCTTCCGACATCCCCGAGCCGCGCGAGGGCCAGGTGTTGATCCGGACCCTGTGGCTCTCGGTCGATCCGTACATGCGCGGCCGCATGAACGACGTCAAGTCGTACACGCCGCCGTTTCCCGTCGGTGAACCCATCCGCGGCGGCGGCATCGGCGAGGTGGTGGCATCCCGCCATCCCGCCTACCGCCCGGGAGATCTGATCACTGGCGATCTGCCGTGGCAACTGTACACCCTGTCGGACGGCCGCGGCATCCGCCCCGTGGATCCAAACCTCCGCCCGGTGACCGCCGCACTCGGCGTCGTCGGCATGACGGGGCTGACGGCCTACTTCGGCCTCCTGGAAGTCGGCCGGCCGAAGCCCGGGGAGACGGTGGTCGTCTCCGGCGCCGCCGGCGCGGTCGGAAGCGTGGCCGGCCAACTGGCGAAGATGAACGGATGCCGGGTCGTGGGCGTCGCGGGATCGAACGAGAAGATCCGGTATCTGACCGAGGAGCTGGGATTCGACGCGGGGATCAACTATAAGGCGGACGACCTCCGATCCGCCCTGCGCGAGGCCTGCCCGAACGGCGTCGACGTCTACTTCGACAACGTCGGCGGCGCGGTGACCGACGCCGTGCTGTTCCAGATGAACGACTTCGGCCGCATCGTGTTGTGCGGCCAGATCGCGGCGTACAATCTGGAGCGACCCGAGGTGGGCCCGCGCCTGTTCCCGCTGTTCGTGATGCGGCGGCTGCGCGCCGAGGGATTCATCGTCAGCGACTTCGCCCGCCGCTTCGACGAAGGGCTCCGCCGCCTCGCCGCTTGGCACCAGTCGGGGCGGCTGAAGTGCCGCGAGACGGTGGTGGACGGATTCGAGCGCCTGCCCGATGCCTTCCTCGGCCTGTTCCGCGGCGACAACATTGGCAAGCTCTTGGTAAAGGTGGCCGAACCGAGTCAACCGGCCCAGGCGTGA
- the sfsA gene encoding DNA/RNA nuclease SfsA, whose amino-acid sequence MTYDGVVYGQWIERINRFVARVRLGGEELRVHVKNTGRLRELFVPGATVAMEPAKDRTRATRYSVIAVRAPSGWVNVDSQAPHRVAGDALAAGGIPEFGVVTDVRREVRYGHSRFDLQYRSLGRMGFIEVKGVTFVEDGVAKFPDAPTGRGSKHVNELMAAVREGYEAAVLFLIQREDARAFAPNGAMDPVFARALEEAADCGVRVLAYRCRVGPDALELDTPVPVVHAWAWT is encoded by the coding sequence GTGACGTATGACGGCGTGGTGTACGGGCAGTGGATCGAACGGATCAACCGGTTCGTGGCGCGGGTCCGCCTGGGCGGGGAAGAGTTGCGGGTCCACGTGAAGAACACCGGCCGGCTGCGGGAGCTGTTCGTACCCGGGGCGACCGTGGCCATGGAGCCGGCGAAGGACCGGACGCGGGCGACCAGGTACTCCGTGATCGCCGTTCGGGCTCCGAGCGGATGGGTCAATGTGGATTCCCAGGCGCCTCACCGGGTGGCGGGCGACGCACTGGCCGCGGGTGGAATACCCGAGTTCGGCGTAGTGACGGACGTTCGCCGGGAGGTGCGGTACGGCCATTCTCGCTTCGATTTGCAGTACCGGTCCTTGGGGAGAATGGGCTTCATCGAGGTCAAGGGCGTGACCTTCGTGGAGGACGGCGTGGCGAAGTTTCCGGATGCGCCGACGGGCCGCGGATCGAAACACGTGAACGAGTTGATGGCCGCGGTGCGGGAAGGGTACGAGGCTGCGGTGCTCTTCCTCATCCAACGCGAGGACGCCCGGGCATTCGCGCCGAATGGCGCGATGGATCCGGTGTTCGCCCGCGCCCTGGAGGAGGCGGCGGACTGCGGCGTGCGCGTGTTGGCCTATCGCTGCCGGGTGGGTCCGGATGCGCTGGAGCTCGATACCCCGGTGCCGGTGGTTCATGCCTGGGCTTGGACGTGA